The Chloroflexota bacterium DNA segment CCGCGGCTGACACCGTTCCCGTCCTACAAGCTGTTGGCCATCTGGAAGGCCTTGCCTTCCATCTTTATGTCAGGGGCGTAGACCAGGTCCGTCTGCTGGAGCTCGCGGACGTTGAAGGCGCCCACCATGCCCATGCAGGCCCGGAGCGCGCCGGTCAGGTTCATGGTGCCGTCCGTGCGGGATGAGGGGCCAAAGAGCACCTCTTCCAGCGTGCCCTTGGTGCCGACGCGGATGCGGGTGCCCCGAGGGAGCGCCGGGTCCGGGGTCGCCATGCCCCAGTTGTAGCCGCGGCCGGGGGCCTCGACGGACTGGGCGAAGGGAGTTCCGAGCATGACGCCGTCGGCACCGGCGACCATGGACTTGCAGAAGTCGCCGCCGGTGCGGATGCCGCCGTCGGTGATGACGGAGACGTAGCGGCCGGTGCGGTGCAGGTACTCCTCGCGGGCAGCGGCGCAGTCCATCGTCGCGGTCACCTGGGGGACGCCGATGCCGACGACCTCGCGGCTGGTGCAAGCGGCGCCGGGGCCGATGCCGACGAGCAGGCCGCTGATGCCGTTCTCCATGAGCTCAAGCGCGACGTCGTAGCCGACGCAGTTGCCGACGATGACGGGGCGGCGGGTCTGCTCGACCAGCTCGGAGAAGATGAGGCCGCGATAGCTCTTGGAGATGTGGCGGGCCGTCGTCACGGTGGACTGCACGACGACGACATCGGCGCCGGCCTCGACGGCAATGGGGGCGAGCCGCTTGGCGCGCTGGGGCGTGATGGCGACGGCGCAGGGGACGTCGCCGGACTTGATCTCCTGGACTCGCTGGGCCACAAGCTCGTCCTGCACGGGCTGCTGGTAGAGGCGCTGCAGGAGTGCGGTGGCCTCCTCAATGGGCGTCTCCGCGACCTCGGCGAGCTTGTCGGCAGCGTCGGGGTAGCGGGTCCAGAGGCCCTCGAGGTTCAGGACGGCGAGGCCGCCCAGCTTGCCCATCTTGATGGCGAAGCCGGGCGAAACGACGGCGTCCATGGCAGATGCGAGAACGGGGATGGGGAAGCGGTGCTCACCGATGGTGAGGCCCATGTCTGCCTGCTCAGGGTTGATAGTGACTTGACCGGGGACAATAGCTACTTCGTCGAAACCGTAACTGCGGCGTACCTCCTTGAAGCGAGGCGCCCCCATAGGCCACTTCCTTTCTGCGGCGAATGGTTTCGGGGAGTTTAGCAACGGGGTTTTTCGCCGTCAATTTGCTTGAAACGCGCTTTGAACGGAGTTTTGGGGCAGGGCGGGTGTGCGCCGTTGGGCGCGGGCTTTCTGGATACCGGCATCCGCCGGTATGACGGAGTGGGCGGGGGGTGCGCGGTAAAAGTCAGAGGCCCGTCCGCAGGACAGGCCCCTTCCGCCGTAACGCTTTCAGCCGTATGTGGCATATACAAGCCCAAGGCCGATTACTCGCTCACCACGGGGTTGCGGAGCGTGCCGATGCCGGGGATCTCGACTTCCACCACGTCGCCGGGGTTGAGCTGGCTCGTCTGGCCGGGGGTGCCGGTGTAGATGACGTCGCCCGGGTCAAGGGTGACGTAGCGGCTGATCTCACTGATGACGGTGGGGATGTCGAAGATGAGGTCCTCTGCGTGGGCGTGGTTGTGGGTCTTCTCGCCGTTCACGGACACCTGGATGGTGAAGTCGAACGGGTCGACGTCGGTGCTGATGAAGGGACCGAGGGGGCCGAAGGTGTCGGCGCCCTTGGCGCGCCACCACTGCATGTCCTTCTCGGGGCCGTTCTGCCAATCGCGGGCGCTGACGTCGTTGCCGATGGTGTAGCCGAGGACGTACTCGAGGGCCTCTTCACGGGAGACCTTGCTGCACGTCTTGCTGATGATGGCAACGAGCTCGCCCTCCTCGTCGACACGGCCCGCGCCATCGGGGAGGACGATGTCCTCGCCGTCGGCGATGATGCAGTTGTGGGGCTTGTAGAAGCCTTCCACGCGCTTGGGGGCCGGGCGCTCGCCGAGGTGGGTGCTGTAGTTCAGGGCGATGGCGATGACCTTGCCGGGCTGCACGGGGGGAAGGATCTGCACTTCTTCAAGGGTGTGGGTGTGGTCGGTTACCTCATAGTCCTCAAAGGGCGTTGTGGTGATCTGCTTGACCTGACCGTCTTCCACCACGCCATAGGCGACCTCGCCGTGGGCGTAGTACCGAGCAAACTGCATCTTCCCTCCTTCAATGCATGGCGGCGAATGTGTTGCAAAAGAGTATAACGAATTTCGTTGTGGATGCCCAAGGGGGGATTTGGGCGATTTTTGGGAATCGGGGGAATCCGGGCGAGCGGCCGGACGGGTTGCCCGGCCCCTGGATCCCGGCCCCGTATCGGGGTACGGGGCATGCCTTCGCCGGGATGGAGGCGGAAGTGGTGGGAAGGGCGACGGAGGTTGGTTGTGGGGTGGGCTGCCGCCCCGGCCCCTCTCCTTTCCATTGGTTTGACATTCGTTGCGTTATGTCCGTAGCTGACGGGGAGGTTGTTTGCCCTTTGTTTTGTAGGGAAGGTGTCGCAAAGCAGCTACAAGTTGAAAAATTTTGCAAAAGGGCCACCCGCTCACATAGTCGTCGTAGGTCGTTCTGGTGGTTGATGGGGACGCACGTCATGGGAGGAGGGTAGCGGAGGCTGGGGTGTTTGCGCGAGGGGCTTGTGTCAGGGTGGTGCGCAGGTCGCTGAGGGTGGAGGATGACGAGAGGGGGGCTGAGGGGGGTGTCCCGGGGGTCGGTCGCGGGGGTGGGCCGCCCCTGGATCCCGGCATCCGCCGGGATGGAGGCGGAAGGAGAGGGGGATTGCGACGGTGGTTGGTTGTGGGGTGGGCGGGCTTGGGGCGAACGGAGAGGGGGGCTAGATGCCGGTGATGCGGATGGAGGAGTGGGCTTTGTAGATGCGGTTGATGTTGATGAGGAGCGAGGTGAGGTGCTCGACGTAGCGGGAGTTGACGAGGGCGCCGCCGTTGACGGCGCGGACGCCCTTGATGGACTCGGCAAGCTGCATGACTTTGGCCTTGGCGTCGGGGTCGTCGCCGCAGACGACGACATCGCAGTCGAGGGCGCGGAGGGGCATGAGCAGGTCGATGGCGCTAAGGTTATGGAAAGCGCCGACGACGGAGGACTCGGGAAGCAGGTCGCGGGCCTCCTCGGCGGCGGAGCCGGCGGGGACGGGGAGGGCCTGGGCCGAGCCCCGGACGAAGGCGAGGGGCGCGACGACGTTGACGATGACCTTGCCGCGCAGGTGCGGCTCAAGCTCCGTCAGCGTGTCCTTCTGGGCCGAGTAGGGCACGGCGATGAAGATGAGGCCGCCCACGCGGGCGGCCTCCTCGTTGGAGCCGCCCAAGACGCTGGTGTCGGGGTAGTTGCGGGGCAGGAGCGCGCGCACATCGGAGGCGGAGGCCACGCCGCGCTGGGGGTCGCGGGAGCCGAGGAAGATTTGCTCGCCGATGATGGCGAACCGCAGTGCGAGACCTCGGCCCTCGGGCCCGGTGCCGCCGATGAAGGAGATCATGGATGCCGCTCCGCTGCGTGTCTTCATGTGGCGTTTGGAATACCGCCACATTGAACTAGCATATCAGATTCGATACTACCCACCTAATGAACACACGCTGACGCCATAGCACCTGCAGGCGCCGGAGGCCCCGGAGAACGACGCGGGGCAAGGCTGAATGAACGGCCTGGTATGGTATCCTGCCTGCTATGGAATCAGCCTTGGCCATACGGGATGCGCTGGTACGCCGGTCGTTGCTGGTGGTGTCGCCACTGGACCGGGATGCGCTGGAGCGGGCGGTTGGCGCGGGCGCCGACGCGGTGGTACTCGACGTGGCGCGGGGACCGGCGGCGCACCGGCGCGAGGAGGCGCGGCGCGGTCTCGGCGCGGCGATTGCCTCGGTCGCGCAGTCGGGCGCGGAGGTCCTGTTGTGGACGGACGCCGGCGGCGCGGGGGCCGACCTTGCGGCGTGCGAGGGCGGTGTGTCCGGTGTGCTCGCGGCGGCGGAATCGGCGGCGGACGTTGCCTCGGTGGACGGCGCGCTGCGCGCGTGGGAGGCGGCACGGGGGTTGGGGCCGGGTTCGGTGAATATAGCGGTTGTGTTGGCGACCGGGGCGGCGGTGCGGGGGTGCGATGACATCGCCGGGGGGTGCTCACGCGTCGTCGCACTTGTGGTGGACGAGCGGGCGCTGGTGCGGAGCGCCGGGGAGAACGCCGCCGCGAGGCGTGAGCTTGCGGCGTACTATCGCGGCGCGGTGGTCGTGGCAGCGAAGGCGCTGGGCGTGCAGGCGCACGGGGCCGTCGCGCCGGGGTCGGGGGCGCTGGCCGCGGGGTACGCGACTATGGGGCGCCGCATGGGACTTCGCGGGGCGCTGTGCTTCGACGCCGACGCAGTATCGCTCGTCAACGCGGGATTCAGCCCAACGGAAGGGGAAGTCACGGCGGCGCGGCGCGTGCTGTCGGCCATGGAGGACGCAGTTGCCGGCGGCCGGGGCGCGATTGCAGCGTCGCCGGGGACGATGGCGGACCTAGCGAATGTGCGGCAGGCGCAGGCTGTCGTTGATCGCGCCGAGGCTATCCGCCGACGGCATGATCAGCCTGAACCTGATGGCGAGCCTTCGGCGACGGAACCCTCGACGGAGGAAGGGAGCGCACCGCCTTGGCGTTAGCGGACTACCTGCAACCGCATGAGCGCGTGGCGGCCGAGTGCGGGCATGTGGCGGCCACCAACCTGCGACTGATCCACTACGCCGCCCGCTCCGGCGCGCCGTTGTTCCGCGAGCTGCCGTACTCCGCAGTGCAGGGCATCAGGCTGGCGCAGCGTCCGCGCATCACGACGGTCGTGCTGGGCGCGCTCATCGCCGTGCTGAGCCTGCTGGCGGGGCCGGGATCGCCACTGCAGATCGGCGCCGCAGGGCTGGGCGCGGCCGCTGTGCTGCTGGGCATCGTGTTTGGCGACCTCTCACTGGTGATCACGACGGAGACGGGCGGCGCAAAGCCCACTCGCTGGCCGCTGCGTGAAGTTGGGCGGCGAGAGAGCCAGGAGCTGGTCAGCATTGCGCGGGCCGCAATGAACGGCGAGTACGATTTTGCCCCCGAACCCGCCCCCGCCCCCATGCCGCAGAGCGTGATCGCGCGCTCCGTGCTGCTGTTGCCGGCAGACGAAGCGGCGCTGACGCTGGCGGCGCTGAGCGGCGATGCCGACGTGATTTGCCTCGACCTGACGACGCTGGTGCATGCGTCCCGCCGTGCAGCGGCGCGGGAGCTTGTGCGGAGCGCCGTTGCCGCCGTGGCGGCGGCCGGGCGCCGGGTGTGGGTCCGCGTCAGCGTCGACGAGGCGGAGGCGGACGTGGCCGCCTGTGTGTGGCCGGGACTTGGGGCCGTTGCCGCGAGGGTGGAGTCGGCGGAGGACGCCCGGCGGCTGGAGGCGCTGCTCAACGACGTCGAGAGCGAGCGCAGCTTGATGGAACGGGTGCGGATCGTGGTGCAGGTGGAAACGGCCGCTGGGGTTTGGGCGCTGCGGGAGACGATGGGGGCTACGCCGCGCGTGTCCGGCGTGATTGTCGCGACGCACGATGCGCTCGACCTGCTGGGCAGGCCGGACGCACGGGCCAGGTGGGAGAAGCTGCGGCCGCCGGCGCTGCCGGAGGCCGCGCACCGGCGAGGGCGCATCGCCGCGGCAGCAGCGGCGGCGGGGGCGCCGGTGTACGCGAGCCTCGCAACGGGGATCGCGCCGGGGGGGCTTGTCGACGCGCTGGGCCACGATGCCCCGCAGCGGCTGGCCGATGCCGCAACGGCGGCCCGCGCGCATGGCTTCCATGGGGCGGTGACGCTGCACTCGGAGGCGGTCGCGGCGTGCAATGCGGCGTTTCCGGGAACGCGTGTGGCGAGCGCGCCCCCGGCGGCGGCACCCGCGCCCTCGGCGTTGCAGCCCGTTGTGCCCTCGCACTTCGGCATTGGGGTGGCGCGGGCGACCGAGGCGACCGCAGCCGCGATGCCCGACGCTTCGGCGGATAGAGCGGACGACGAGCCAGAGGCCCCAAGCGTTACGTCAACTTCTGCACCTTCGGCCGCGCCGCCTACGGCTCCGGTCGTGTGGCAGCCCGTCGTGCCCTCGCACTTCGGCATCCGCGTGCCGCCAAGGGAGCCCGACGGCTTCGAGGAGCCGGAGAGCGTCGAAACGCCGACTGTGGAGGAGCGCTAGGCCATGCCGCCCGTTCGACGGTCCATGCTGTTCACGCCGGCCAACGTCCGGCGGTTTGTAGAGGGTGTATGGCGGCATTCGGCGGACGTGGTGGCGCTGGACCTGGAGGACTCCGTGGCGCCGGAGGAGAAGGCGGCCGCCAGGGCGGCTGTGCGGGAGGCCATCGGGCTGGTGCAGCGCGGGGGTGCGGAGGCGGCGCTGCGGATCAACCACGACGCCGTCGAGGCGGACTGCGACGCTGGCGTGTGGCCGGGGCTGAGCGCCATCGTGCTGCCCAAGGCCGAGACGGCAGAGCAGGTGAGCGGGCTCGACGCGATGCTGTCCCGGCTGGAGGCGGCGCGGGGGATGGCGGCGGGCGGCGTGGAGATCATGCCGATGATCGAATCGGCGGTGGGGGTGCAGAACGCGCACGCCATCGCGTCGGCGAGCGCACGGGTGCGTTCGTTCGGCGTGCTGGGCGAGGCGGACCTGACCGCGGACCTGGGGCTCTCCTTCGACGACTTGCATGAGATCGACGTGCTGGGCTATGCGCGGGGCGAGGTTGGGCTTGCGGCGCGGGCGCTCGGCAAGACGGTGAACGGGCGCGCGTGGACGTCCGGGCGCTCGACGATAGCCGACTACGGCGACGCGGCGGCGATGGAGCGCTCGATGCGGGCGTCGTGGGAGGCGGGGTGCCGGAGCACCTTCTGCGTCCACCCGTCGCAGGTTGCGGCGGCGAACCGGGGGCTTCGGCCGACGGAGGCGGACGTGGTGCTGTGCGCCGAGGCCGTGCGCACGTACACGGAGGCGCGGCGGGAAGGGCGACCGTACGGTGTGCGGCAGGGCGTCATCATCGATGGGCGCATCGCGCGGGCGGCGCTGGACACCATCGCCTACTCGCTCGATTGCGCGGCCAAGGACGCGGGCAAGCTGCTGCGGCGGCGGGAGATGGAGGAGGCGCTCGCAGATGCGGCCTTAGCGGAGGGAGAGGGTCCGTAGCGTCCCCTCCCCTACAGCAGGCCGTCTGTGCGGAGGGCGGTGAAGGCTTGCTCGAAGCTGGCGAGGGTGCTCTGGACGTCGGCTTCGGTGTGGGCGGCGGAGATGAGGCCGGAGGGGCGGCCGCTCATGAGGTTTACGCCGGCGTTGATGGCGGCGAGACGCATTGCAGAGACTATGTTCGGCGGCGTTTGTTTCTGGCTCTCGGACGGGTGCAGGTGCTCGGCGTCGGAGCACTGGCACTGGGCGCCGAGGCGCACCTGGAAGATGGAGGCGACGCCGTAGCAGCAGCCCGGCACTTCCATCCGGGTCATGATGTCGTTGAGACCGGCGCGGAGCGTTGCGGCACGGGCGTCGGCGGTGGCGTTGGGCTCGCCCGTGGCGACAATCTGGAGAGCGGCCGCGCCCGCGGAGGCCGAGATAGGGTTGGCGTTGAACGTGCCGGGGTGGGCGACCCGGTTGTCGCCAACGCCCTCGTGGTGGGCGATCATGTCGATGATGTCGGCGCGGCCGCAGACGGCGCCGCCGGGCAGCCCGCCCGCGAGGATCTTCGCGAGGGTGGTGACGTCGGGCGTGACGCCGTACAACCCTTGCGCGCCGCCGGGCGACACGCGGAAGCCGGTCACGACCTCGTCGAATATCAGCAGCACGCCGTGCTTCAACGTCAGGTCGCGCAGGGCGTGGAGGAACTCGGGGTAGACGGGAACGTGGCCCATGCTCGCGCCCGTGGGCTCGAGGATGACGGCGGCGATGTCGTCGTGGGCCTCTAGGGCCTGCTCGACCAGCGCCGGGTCGTTGGGGGGCACGACGTAGGAGAGGGCGGCGACCTCTGGCGCGATGCCGCCCATGTTGCGGCTCGAACCCACGGCGAGGAGGTCATTCCAGCCGTGGAAGTGGTCCGTGAAGCGGAGGACGTGGGTCTTGCCGGTGTAGGCGCGCGCCAGCCGCAGGGCCAGCATGGTCGCCTCCGTGCCGGACGAGGTGAAGCGCACGCGCTCTGCCGAGGGCACCAATCGCAGCACCCAGCGGGCCCACTCCATCTCCTCGAGGTGGCTGGCGCCGCGGTGGGTGCCGCGCGAAAGGGCCTCGGTCACGGCCTGGATCACCTCGGGGCGCCCGTGGCCGAGCAGGAGGGCGCCGTGGCCCATAACGTAGTCGATGTACTCGTTGCCGTCGACGTCCCACTTGCGGCTGCCCTCGGCGTGGGTCACCACGAGGGGAAACGGGTCCATGTAGCGGGTGTCGTGGGTGACGCCGTCGGGGAAGATGCCGACAGCTTCCGCATGGAGCGCGGCGGACCCCGGGTGCTGCTGCGCGTACAGTTCCTGAATGGTTGGCATGCCGTCCCCCCTCAGTGGTGTTGTTGGTTGGCCGTATTGTGCCGCCCTGCGTCTCCGTCCATCCCCTTCGAGAGCCTCAGGACAGGCTTCGATTTCCCTCAGGACGAACGGAGACGCGCCCGAAACGGGCACGGTCCTATGCTATCATGCCCTGTCCGAATTTCGCTTGGGATGCCGATATGCGCAACTTCCTGACCCACCTAGAATGCACGGCCTGCGGGCAGCGCCACGACGCCGACGTGCTGCAGACGCTCTGCACGACTTGCAACAAAGTGCTGTACGCGCGCTACGATTTGGCCGCGGCGGCGAATGCCGTCTCGCCTGCCGACATCGCGCCGCGGGAGTCGACGATGTGGCGGTACCGCGAGGTGCTGCCTGTTCGCGACGGCGCCTTCGAGGTGACGCTCGGCGAGGGCGGGACGCCTTTGCTGCGCGCGGAGCAGCTTGGCGCGGCGCTGGGGTGCCCGGAGATGTACATCAAGGACGAGGGCAAGAACCCAACGGCGACGTTCAAGGCGCGCGGCATGGCGGCAGCCGTCTCGCGGGCGAAGGAACTCGGCTCGGAACGGCTGGTCGTGCCGAGCGCGGGCAACGCGGCGGGCGCGATGGCGGCCTACGCGGCGCGGGCGGGCATGCCGGCGTTCGTCTTCATGCCAGACA contains these protein-coding regions:
- a CDS encoding GuaB3 family IMP dehydrogenase-related protein translates to MGAPRFKEVRRSYGFDEVAIVPGQVTINPEQADMGLTIGEHRFPIPVLASAMDAVVSPGFAIKMGKLGGLAVLNLEGLWTRYPDAADKLAEVAETPIEEATALLQRLYQQPVQDELVAQRVQEIKSGDVPCAVAITPQRAKRLAPIAVEAGADVVVVQSTVTTARHISKSYRGLIFSELVEQTRRPVIVGNCVGYDVALELMENGISGLLVGIGPGAACTSREVVGIGVPQVTATMDCAAAREEYLHRTGRYVSVITDGGIRTGGDFCKSMVAGADGVMLGTPFAQSVEAPGRGYNWGMATPDPALPRGTRIRVGTKGTLEEVLFGPSSRTDGTMNLTGALRACMGMVGAFNVRELQQTDLVYAPDIKMEGKAFQMANSL
- a CDS encoding fumarylacetoacetate hydrolase family protein, coding for MQFARYYAHGEVAYGVVEDGQVKQITTTPFEDYEVTDHTHTLEEVQILPPVQPGKVIAIALNYSTHLGERPAPKRVEGFYKPHNCIIADGEDIVLPDGAGRVDEEGELVAIISKTCSKVSREEALEYVLGYTIGNDVSARDWQNGPEKDMQWWRAKGADTFGPLGPFISTDVDPFDFTIQVSVNGEKTHNHAHAEDLIFDIPTVISEISRYVTLDPGDVIYTGTPGQTSQLNPGDVVEVEIPGIGTLRNPVVSE
- the npdG gene encoding NADPH-dependent F420 reductase produces the protein MKTRSGAASMISFIGGTGPEGRGLALRFAIIGEQIFLGSRDPQRGVASASDVRALLPRNYPDTSVLGGSNEEAARVGGLIFIAVPYSAQKDTLTELEPHLRGKVIVNVVAPLAFVRGSAQALPVPAGSAAEEARDLLPESSVVGAFHNLSAIDLLMPLRALDCDVVVCGDDPDAKAKVMQLAESIKGVRAVNGGALVNSRYVEHLTSLLININRIYKAHSSIRITGI
- a CDS encoding aldolase/citrate lyase family protein, yielding MESALAIRDALVRRSLLVVSPLDRDALERAVGAGADAVVLDVARGPAAHRREEARRGLGAAIASVAQSGAEVLLWTDAGGAGADLAACEGGVSGVLAAAESAADVASVDGALRAWEAARGLGPGSVNIAVVLATGAAVRGCDDIAGGCSRVVALVVDERALVRSAGENAAARRELAAYYRGAVVVAAKALGVQAHGAVAPGSGALAAGYATMGRRMGLRGALCFDADAVSLVNAGFSPTEGEVTAARRVLSAMEDAVAGGRGAIAASPGTMADLANVRQAQAVVDRAEAIRRRHDQPEPDGEPSATEPSTEEGSAPPWR
- a CDS encoding aldolase/citrate lyase family protein is translated as MALADYLQPHERVAAECGHVAATNLRLIHYAARSGAPLFRELPYSAVQGIRLAQRPRITTVVLGALIAVLSLLAGPGSPLQIGAAGLGAAAVLLGIVFGDLSLVITTETGGAKPTRWPLREVGRRESQELVSIARAAMNGEYDFAPEPAPAPMPQSVIARSVLLLPADEAALTLAALSGDADVICLDLTTLVHASRRAAARELVRSAVAAVAAAGRRVWVRVSVDEAEADVAACVWPGLGAVAARVESAEDARRLEALLNDVESERSLMERVRIVVQVETAAGVWALRETMGATPRVSGVIVATHDALDLLGRPDARARWEKLRPPALPEAAHRRGRIAAAAAAAGAPVYASLATGIAPGGLVDALGHDAPQRLADAATAARAHGFHGAVTLHSEAVAACNAAFPGTRVASAPPAAAPAPSALQPVVPSHFGIGVARATEATAAAMPDASADRADDEPEAPSVTSTSAPSAAPPTAPVVWQPVVPSHFGIRVPPREPDGFEEPESVETPTVEER
- a CDS encoding aldolase/citrate lyase family protein; the encoded protein is MPPVRRSMLFTPANVRRFVEGVWRHSADVVALDLEDSVAPEEKAAARAAVREAIGLVQRGGAEAALRINHDAVEADCDAGVWPGLSAIVLPKAETAEQVSGLDAMLSRLEAARGMAAGGVEIMPMIESAVGVQNAHAIASASARVRSFGVLGEADLTADLGLSFDDLHEIDVLGYARGEVGLAARALGKTVNGRAWTSGRSTIADYGDAAAMERSMRASWEAGCRSTFCVHPSQVAAANRGLRPTEADVVLCAEAVRTYTEARREGRPYGVRQGVIIDGRIARAALDTIAYSLDCAAKDAGKLLRRREMEEALADAALAEGEGP
- a CDS encoding aspartate aminotransferase family protein encodes the protein MPTIQELYAQQHPGSAALHAEAVGIFPDGVTHDTRYMDPFPLVVTHAEGSRKWDVDGNEYIDYVMGHGALLLGHGRPEVIQAVTEALSRGTHRGASHLEEMEWARWVLRLVPSAERVRFTSSGTEATMLALRLARAYTGKTHVLRFTDHFHGWNDLLAVGSSRNMGGIAPEVAALSYVVPPNDPALVEQALEAHDDIAAVILEPTGASMGHVPVYPEFLHALRDLTLKHGVLLIFDEVVTGFRVSPGGAQGLYGVTPDVTTLAKILAGGLPGGAVCGRADIIDMIAHHEGVGDNRVAHPGTFNANPISASAGAAALQIVATGEPNATADARAATLRAGLNDIMTRMEVPGCCYGVASIFQVRLGAQCQCSDAEHLHPSESQKQTPPNIVSAMRLAAINAGVNLMSGRPSGLISAAHTEADVQSTLASFEQAFTALRTDGLL